In the genome of Entelurus aequoreus isolate RoL-2023_Sb linkage group LG08, RoL_Eaeq_v1.1, whole genome shotgun sequence, one region contains:
- the med24 gene encoding mediator of RNA polymerase II transcription subunit 24 isoform X1 produces the protein MKVVNLKQAILQAWKERWSDYQWAVNIKKNFPKGATWEYLNLAEALMEQAMIGPSPNPLILSYLKYAIGSQMVSYSSVLVAICKFDDFSRDLCVKSLLEIMDMFCHRLICHGKAEECIGLCRALLGVVVWLLQGCAWYCERLELGPNSSTETCLSECRERLHKLISSPKNRALVHIARLEDQGSWSNVEQAMLRVSESVCYVSNRTLKTKLKESLTLVKGIPLMLSVQCEAPSHTSFPSIHAFIMLEGTMNLTGETQPMVEQLIMMKRMQRIPTSLFVLEIWKACFTGLIESPEGTEELKWTAFTFLKIPQVLLRLKNYPQGDKAQDFTEDVNVAFQYLLKLTPLLDKADQRCNCDCLGMLLQECNKLGLLSESNTEILTTKRTEHRKYAPKLKTAENANIQPNPGLILRAEPTVTNILKTVDADHSKSPEGLLGVLGHMLSGKSLDLLLAAAAATGKLKSFASKFIKLNEFPKHISGEGSKSAPVRALLFDISFLMLCHVVQTYGSEVVLSDPSPSGETPFFETWLKTCMPEEGKILNPDHPCFRPEPGKVESLVTLLNNSSEMKLVQVKWHEICLSTPAAILEVLNAWENGVLSVEAVQKITDNIKGKVCSMAICAVAWLVAHVRMLGRDEREKPQTMIKQLVTPLYGENTLQFYTERVIIMSSIIEHMCADVFQQTGAVLRSQLEGQEPIPYRNLLPAKEPIQAALTKQFQTVLRKGWVDSRALHLFQSLLNMGGVFWFTNTLVKELLKETRQEWANRVVELLYSIFCLDSQQITLTLLGTIVPNLLTDSAHWHSLVDPPGKALAKLSVWCALSSYLSHHKGLFSAHQRRRQREDIEDYNSLFPLDDTQPSKLMRLLSSNEDEPVALPSPGDRSMSSSLSASQLHTVNMRDPLNRVLANLFLLISSILGSKMAGPHTQFVHSFMEECVECLEPGGRGSILQFMPFTMVSELVKLPTLAKPKVVLAVTDLSLPLGRRVAAKAIAAL, from the exons ATGAAGGTCGTCAACTTGAAACAAGCGATTCTGCAGGCTTGGAAGGAGCGGTGGAGCGACTACCAGTGGGCTGTTAATATCAAAAAGAACTTTCCAAAAGGAGCAACATGGGAGTATCTTAATCTCGCAG AGGCGTTAATGGAACAGGCGATGATCGGTCCCTCTCCCAACCCACTTATCTTGTCTTATCTCAAATATGCCATTGGTTCCCAG ATGGTGTCTTATTCAAGCGTGCTTGTAGCCATTTGCAAG TTTGATGATTTTTCACGGGATCTATGTGTGAAATCCCTCCTGGAGATAATGGACATGTTCTGTCATCGTCTCAT CTGTCACGGGAAAGCCGAGGAATGCATCGGACTGTGTCGTGCTTTGCTTGGAGTGGTGGTCTGGCTGCTGCAGGGCTGTGCGTGGTACTGTGAAAGGTTGGAACTGGGCCCGAATAGCAGCACAGAGACCTGTTTGTCAGAGTGCCGAGAAAGGCTGCACAAACTCATCAGCAGCCCCAAGAACAGAGCCCTAGTGCACATTGCTAGGCTGGAAGATCAAG GTTCCTGGAGCAACGTCGAGCAAGCTATGCTTAGAGTGAGTGAAAGCGTCTGTTATGTATCTAACCGAACACTAAAGACTAAATTGAAGGAAAGCTTGACACTGGTTAAAGG CATCCCACTGATGCTGTCTGTGCAGTGTGAAGCACCGTCCCACACCTCCTTTCCATCAATCCATGCCTTCATTATGCTGGAGGGGACCATGAATTTGACAGGGGAGACACAGCCGATGGTTGAGCAGCTGATAATGATGAAGAGAATGCAG AGAATCCCTACATCTCTTTTTGTGCTGGAGATATGGAAAGCTTGTTTTACCGGACTCATCGAATCTCCAGAGGGTACTGAAGAGCTCAAATGGACTGCTTTCACATTCCTTAAG ATTCCACAAGTATTGCTGCGGCTGAAGAACTATCCTCAGGGTGACAAAGCACAG GACTTCACGGAGGATGTGAATGTTGCCTTTCAGTACCTACTCAAACTGACGCCACTGTTGGACAAAGCTGATCAAAGATGCAA CTGTGACTGCTTGGGCATGCTGCTACAAGAGTGTAACAAGCTAGGCCTGCTGTCGGAATCAAACACAGAGATCCTCACGACAAAACG GACTGAGCACAGGAAGTACGCCCCAAAACTAAAAACCGCAGAAAATGCCAATATCCAACCCAACCCGGGTCTCATCCTTCGAGCTGAGCCTACTGTGACCAATATTCTTAAG ACAGTAGACGCAGATCACTCCAAGTCTCCCGAGGGGCTTCTGGGTGTTCTTGGTCACATGTTGTCTGGGAAGAGCTTGGATCTGCTATTGGCCGCCGCAGCTGCCACAGGGAAACTCAAGTCATTTGCCAGCAAGTTTATCAA GCTTAATGAGTTTCCCAAACACATCAGTGGTGAAGGAT CTAAGTCTGCTCCTGTCCGGGCCTTGTTGTTTGACATCTCCTTCCTGATGCTTTGTCACGTGGTGCAAACATACGGCTCTGAG GTCGTCCTGTCTGACCCAAGTCCCTCAGGGGAGACGCCCTTTTTTGAAACATGGCTGAAAACGTGTATGCCTGAAGAGGGGAAGATTCTGAACCCGGACCACCCCTGCTTCAGGCCCGAGCCTGGTAAAGTAGAGAGTCTGGTGACCCTGCTAAACAATTCTTCAGAAATGAAGCTAGT TCAAGTGAAATGGCACGAAATCTGCCTCAGCACCCCAGCGGCCATCTTGGAAGTTCTAAATGCATGGGAAAACGGCGTTCTGTCTGTAGAGGCGGTGCAG AAGATCACTGACAACATCAAGGGCAAAGTGTGCAGCATGGCCATATGTGCGGTGGCGTGGCTGGTAGCCCACGTCAGGATGCTGGGGCGGGATGAGCGTGAGAAGCCTCAGACTATGATTAAACAGCTTGTCACGCCACTCTACGGAGAGAACACGCTGCAGTTTTACACTGAACG tgtgatAATAATGAGCTCCATCATAGAGCACATGTGTGCCGACGTTTTCCAACAAACGGGTGCGGTTCTGCGGTCCCAGTTGGAGGGCCAGGAGCCCATACCTTACCGCAACCTGCTTCCAGCCAAGGAGCCCATTCAGGCCGCACTCACCAAACAGTTCCAGACGGTGCTGCGTAAAGGCTGGGTCGACAGCCGAGCGCTGCATCTCTTTCAGAGTCTCCTCAACATGGGAGGGGTTTTCTGGTTTACTAATACTTTAGTCAAG GAGCTGCTCAAGGAGACCCGGCAGGAGTGGGCCAATCGGGTGGTGGAGTTGCTTTACAGTATCTTCTGTCTGGACAGTCAGCAGATCACCCTCACCTTGCTGGGCACAATCGTGCCAAACCTGCTCACTGACTCCGCCCACTGGCACAGCCTGGTAGACCCACCTGGCAAAGCATTGGCAAA ATTGTCAGTGTGGTGCGCTCTCAGCTCCTACTTGTCCCACCACAAAGGTTTGTTTTCAGCTCATCAACGTAGAAGGCAGCGAGAAGATATAGAG GACTATAACAGCCTCTTTCCTTTGGACGACACTCAACCCTCCAAGCTCATGCGTCTCCTCAGCTCCAATGAGGATGAGCCTGTAGCACTCCCCAGTCCAG GGGACCGATCAATGAGCAGCTCCCTGTCAGCTTCACAGCTCCACACTGTCAATATGAGAGACCCTCTCAACCGCGTCCTGG CAAACCTTTTCCTGCTCATTTCCTCCATCCTGGGCTCCAAGATGGCGGGGCCTCACACCCAGTTCGTACACAGCTTCATGGAGGAGTGTGTGGAATGCTTAGAGCCGGGAGGCCGGGGAAGTATTCTGCAGTTCATGCCCTTTACAATG
- the med24 gene encoding mediator of RNA polymerase II transcription subunit 24 isoform X2 — MKVVNLKQAILQAWKERWSDYQWAVNIKKNFPKGATWEYLNLAEALMEQAMIGPSPNPLILSYLKYAIGSQMVSYSSVLVAICKFDDFSRDLCVKSLLEIMDMFCHRLICHGKAEECIGLCRALLGVVVWLLQGCAWYCERLELGPNSSTETCLSECRERLHKLISSPKNRALVHIARLEDQGSWSNVEQAMLRVSESVCYVSNRTLKTKLKESLTLVKGIPLMLSVQCEAPSHTSFPSIHAFIMLEGTMNLTGETQPMVEQLIMMKRMQRIPTSLFVLEIWKACFTGLIESPEGTEELKWTAFTFLKIPQVLLRLKNYPQGDKAQDFTEDVNVAFQYLLKLTPLLDKADQRCNCDCLGMLLQECNKLGLLSESNTEILTTKRKYAPKLKTAENANIQPNPGLILRAEPTVTNILKTVDADHSKSPEGLLGVLGHMLSGKSLDLLLAAAAATGKLKSFASKFIKLNEFPKHISGEGSKSAPVRALLFDISFLMLCHVVQTYGSEVVLSDPSPSGETPFFETWLKTCMPEEGKILNPDHPCFRPEPGKVESLVTLLNNSSEMKLVQVKWHEICLSTPAAILEVLNAWENGVLSVEAVQKITDNIKGKVCSMAICAVAWLVAHVRMLGRDEREKPQTMIKQLVTPLYGENTLQFYTERVIIMSSIIEHMCADVFQQTGAVLRSQLEGQEPIPYRNLLPAKEPIQAALTKQFQTVLRKGWVDSRALHLFQSLLNMGGVFWFTNTLVKELLKETRQEWANRVVELLYSIFCLDSQQITLTLLGTIVPNLLTDSAHWHSLVDPPGKALAKLSVWCALSSYLSHHKGLFSAHQRRRQREDIEDYNSLFPLDDTQPSKLMRLLSSNEDEPVALPSPGDRSMSSSLSASQLHTVNMRDPLNRVLANLFLLISSILGSKMAGPHTQFVHSFMEECVECLEPGGRGSILQFMPFTMVSELVKLPTLAKPKVVLAVTDLSLPLGRRVAAKAIAAL; from the exons ATGAAGGTCGTCAACTTGAAACAAGCGATTCTGCAGGCTTGGAAGGAGCGGTGGAGCGACTACCAGTGGGCTGTTAATATCAAAAAGAACTTTCCAAAAGGAGCAACATGGGAGTATCTTAATCTCGCAG AGGCGTTAATGGAACAGGCGATGATCGGTCCCTCTCCCAACCCACTTATCTTGTCTTATCTCAAATATGCCATTGGTTCCCAG ATGGTGTCTTATTCAAGCGTGCTTGTAGCCATTTGCAAG TTTGATGATTTTTCACGGGATCTATGTGTGAAATCCCTCCTGGAGATAATGGACATGTTCTGTCATCGTCTCAT CTGTCACGGGAAAGCCGAGGAATGCATCGGACTGTGTCGTGCTTTGCTTGGAGTGGTGGTCTGGCTGCTGCAGGGCTGTGCGTGGTACTGTGAAAGGTTGGAACTGGGCCCGAATAGCAGCACAGAGACCTGTTTGTCAGAGTGCCGAGAAAGGCTGCACAAACTCATCAGCAGCCCCAAGAACAGAGCCCTAGTGCACATTGCTAGGCTGGAAGATCAAG GTTCCTGGAGCAACGTCGAGCAAGCTATGCTTAGAGTGAGTGAAAGCGTCTGTTATGTATCTAACCGAACACTAAAGACTAAATTGAAGGAAAGCTTGACACTGGTTAAAGG CATCCCACTGATGCTGTCTGTGCAGTGTGAAGCACCGTCCCACACCTCCTTTCCATCAATCCATGCCTTCATTATGCTGGAGGGGACCATGAATTTGACAGGGGAGACACAGCCGATGGTTGAGCAGCTGATAATGATGAAGAGAATGCAG AGAATCCCTACATCTCTTTTTGTGCTGGAGATATGGAAAGCTTGTTTTACCGGACTCATCGAATCTCCAGAGGGTACTGAAGAGCTCAAATGGACTGCTTTCACATTCCTTAAG ATTCCACAAGTATTGCTGCGGCTGAAGAACTATCCTCAGGGTGACAAAGCACAG GACTTCACGGAGGATGTGAATGTTGCCTTTCAGTACCTACTCAAACTGACGCCACTGTTGGACAAAGCTGATCAAAGATGCAA CTGTGACTGCTTGGGCATGCTGCTACAAGAGTGTAACAAGCTAGGCCTGCTGTCGGAATCAAACACAGAGATCCTCACGACAAAACG GAAGTACGCCCCAAAACTAAAAACCGCAGAAAATGCCAATATCCAACCCAACCCGGGTCTCATCCTTCGAGCTGAGCCTACTGTGACCAATATTCTTAAG ACAGTAGACGCAGATCACTCCAAGTCTCCCGAGGGGCTTCTGGGTGTTCTTGGTCACATGTTGTCTGGGAAGAGCTTGGATCTGCTATTGGCCGCCGCAGCTGCCACAGGGAAACTCAAGTCATTTGCCAGCAAGTTTATCAA GCTTAATGAGTTTCCCAAACACATCAGTGGTGAAGGAT CTAAGTCTGCTCCTGTCCGGGCCTTGTTGTTTGACATCTCCTTCCTGATGCTTTGTCACGTGGTGCAAACATACGGCTCTGAG GTCGTCCTGTCTGACCCAAGTCCCTCAGGGGAGACGCCCTTTTTTGAAACATGGCTGAAAACGTGTATGCCTGAAGAGGGGAAGATTCTGAACCCGGACCACCCCTGCTTCAGGCCCGAGCCTGGTAAAGTAGAGAGTCTGGTGACCCTGCTAAACAATTCTTCAGAAATGAAGCTAGT TCAAGTGAAATGGCACGAAATCTGCCTCAGCACCCCAGCGGCCATCTTGGAAGTTCTAAATGCATGGGAAAACGGCGTTCTGTCTGTAGAGGCGGTGCAG AAGATCACTGACAACATCAAGGGCAAAGTGTGCAGCATGGCCATATGTGCGGTGGCGTGGCTGGTAGCCCACGTCAGGATGCTGGGGCGGGATGAGCGTGAGAAGCCTCAGACTATGATTAAACAGCTTGTCACGCCACTCTACGGAGAGAACACGCTGCAGTTTTACACTGAACG tgtgatAATAATGAGCTCCATCATAGAGCACATGTGTGCCGACGTTTTCCAACAAACGGGTGCGGTTCTGCGGTCCCAGTTGGAGGGCCAGGAGCCCATACCTTACCGCAACCTGCTTCCAGCCAAGGAGCCCATTCAGGCCGCACTCACCAAACAGTTCCAGACGGTGCTGCGTAAAGGCTGGGTCGACAGCCGAGCGCTGCATCTCTTTCAGAGTCTCCTCAACATGGGAGGGGTTTTCTGGTTTACTAATACTTTAGTCAAG GAGCTGCTCAAGGAGACCCGGCAGGAGTGGGCCAATCGGGTGGTGGAGTTGCTTTACAGTATCTTCTGTCTGGACAGTCAGCAGATCACCCTCACCTTGCTGGGCACAATCGTGCCAAACCTGCTCACTGACTCCGCCCACTGGCACAGCCTGGTAGACCCACCTGGCAAAGCATTGGCAAA ATTGTCAGTGTGGTGCGCTCTCAGCTCCTACTTGTCCCACCACAAAGGTTTGTTTTCAGCTCATCAACGTAGAAGGCAGCGAGAAGATATAGAG GACTATAACAGCCTCTTTCCTTTGGACGACACTCAACCCTCCAAGCTCATGCGTCTCCTCAGCTCCAATGAGGATGAGCCTGTAGCACTCCCCAGTCCAG GGGACCGATCAATGAGCAGCTCCCTGTCAGCTTCACAGCTCCACACTGTCAATATGAGAGACCCTCTCAACCGCGTCCTGG CAAACCTTTTCCTGCTCATTTCCTCCATCCTGGGCTCCAAGATGGCGGGGCCTCACACCCAGTTCGTACACAGCTTCATGGAGGAGTGTGTGGAATGCTTAGAGCCGGGAGGCCGGGGAAGTATTCTGCAGTTCATGCCCTTTACAATG